From the Gammaproteobacteria bacterium genome, the window CGTGCGGACACCTCCGAGGGTAAGGTAGAGAGCGAACGCAGGCTTGCGGCTCTCGCCGGCCGCGAAGCGGAGCTCGCCACGGAGCCCGACCGCGTCTTTCGGTTCCACTCGGGCGCGCCGACCGGCGCGCGTGCCTGACGAAATCAGGATCCGGGCATCGCCACGCGACAGCGGCGCCGTCAGTCGGCGCCGAGCCAGGCCGCGAGCAACCGGATTTGCACGGGATCGAGGCGCCCGGCGAACGCCGGCATCTCGCCGTTTCGGCCGTCGACGATCGACGTCACGATCGAATCGCGCGAGCTGCCGTAGAGCCAGTGGCCGTTGTTCAACGGCGGTGCGCCGAGGAGCGCCTGGCCCGAGCCGTCCGGGCCGTGACACGCCGAGCAGAGCTGCGCGAAGCGCGTGCGCCCGGCCGCGACCGCCTCGTCGTCTCCGCGCCCCTCGGCGAGCGCGAGGACGTAGTCCGCGACCTCCTCGACGCCCTGCTCGCCGAGCGCCGCGCCGAGAGGCGGCATGACCGCGATCCGGCCGGCCGTGATCGTCTGCATCACGGTGTCGAACGTGCCGCCCCACTGCCACTCGGCGTCCCGCAGGTTCGGAAACAGATTCGCCTGTCCTTGTGCGTCCGGACCATGGCAAGCCGCACAATGGTTCGCGAATACGCTCGCGGCCGCAGCCATCGCCCGCGGGTCCTCTCGCAGCCGCCCGGGCTCCGCCGAAGCGAGCTCCGCGCGCAGCGGGCCGAAGCGCTCGTCGTACGCCGCCGCGCTCGTCTCGATCTCGTGATGCTGCGACCAGTGCAGCACGCCCGCGAACGTGCCGAGGCCGGGGTAGAGCACGAGATACAGAACCGAGACGACGAGCAGCGAGAAGATCAGCCAGAACCACCAGAGCGGCGCCGGCGTGGTGCCTTCTTTCAGCGTCTCGTCCCACGTGAGCTCGCCGATGCCCCCGTCGTGATTCTTTGCGAAGTACACGCTGACGACGAGCCACGCGAGCGCGGCGAGCGTCGTCACGGTCAGCACGACGATCCAGCCGCCCCAGAACCGCGCCGGCAGATCAGCCATCGCGGTCCTCGTCGTCGAGCGGCAGCCGAGCGATCGCCTCGAAGTGCGCCGCTCGGCCGCGGAGCGAGAGCCAGACGACGAGCGTGATCATGAACGCCATCACGAGCATGTCGCCGATGAAGATCACGTAAGTCATAGCCCGCTACCTCTCGCGCGCGTGCGGCCAAGCGATTGCAGATACGCGATCACCGCGTCGAGCTCGGTCTTGCCGGCGACCGCGTCGGCCGCGGCCGCGATGTCGTCGTCCGTGTACGGGTGGCCGAGACGCTTGAGCGTTCGGAGGCGGGCGGCGATGCTGCCGTCGGGATCCGCGGGCCGCTCGGCGAGCCATGGGTAGGCCGGCATGATCGAATTTGGGACGACCGCGCGCGGATCGACCATGTGCACACGGTGCCAGGCGTCCGTGTACTTGCCGCCGATCCGGTGCAGGTCGGGTCCGGTCCGCTTCGAGCCCCACAGGAACGGCCGGTCGTAGACGAACTCGTCCGCGCGCGAGTACGGCCCGTAGCGCTGCACCTCTGCGAGCAGCGGCCGGACCTGCTGCGAGTGGCACGACGAGCACGACTCGCGGATGTAGACGTCGCGGCCGAGGAGCTCGAGCGGCGCGTAGGGCGCGACGCCTTCCGCCGGCGTCGCGAGCGACTCCTGGTACAGGCTCGGGATGATCTGCACGAGCCCGCCGATCGACGACACGACGAGGATCCCGAAGATCAGGAGCCCCGAGCTTCGCTCGATCCGCTTGTGCAGGCCGAGCAGGCTCATGCGCCGGTCTCCGCAGCGAGCGCGCCGGCGGGCGGCGCAACGGGCACGGTTTCGAGGCCGCCCATCGTCCGCCAAAGATTCACCGCCATCAGCGAAGCGCCCGCGAGAAAGAGCCCGCCCGCGACGAGCCTGAGCGCGTAATACGGCGCCATCGCGGCCATCACGTCGACGAAGCCGTAGCGCACCTTGCCGAGATCGTCGAGCGTGAGCCACAGGAGCCCCTGCGAGACCCCGGCGCCCCACATCGCGATCACGTAAAGCATGACGCCCGCGAGCGCGAGCCAGAAGTGCACGTTCGCGAGCCGCGTGCTCCAGAGCGGGCGGCCTGCGAGCCGCGGCACGAGGTAGTAGAACGTGCCGAACGTGATCAGCGCGTTCCACCCGAGCGCGCCCGAATGCACGTGCCCGACCGTCCACTCGGTGAAGTGCGACAGCATGTTCACGCTGCGAATCGCCATCATCGGCCCCTCGAACGTCGCGAGCCCGTAGAACGCGAGCGACAGCACGACGAACTTGAGCGCCGGGTCGACCCTGAGCTTCCGCCAAGCGCCGCTGACCGTCATCACGCCGTTGATCATCGTCGCCCACGACGGCGCGAGCAGGATCAGGCTCATGACGACGCCGAGCGACTGTACCCACTCCGGGATCGCGTTGTAGTGGAGGTGATGCGGACCTGCCCAGATATAGGTGTAGACGAAGGCCCAGAACGCGACGATCGACAGCCGATAGCTCCAAATCGGCTGCTCGGCCTGCTTCGGAAGGAAGTAATAGAGCATGCCGAGGAAGCCGCCCGTCAGCAGGAAGCCCACCGCGTTGTGCCCGTACCACCACTGCACGATCGCGTCCTGCGCGCCCGCGTAAAGCGAGTAGGACTTCGTCAGCGTCGCGGGCAGCGCGAGGCTGTTCACGACGTGCAGCATCGCGACGACGATGATCAGCGCGCCGTAGAACCAGTTCGAGACGTAGATCGGGCCGACCTTGCGCCGCGCGAGCGTGCCGAAGAACACGACGCCGAACGAGATCCATGCGACCGCGATCGCGACATCGAACGGCCACTCGAGCTCGGCGTACTCCTTCGACGCGTTGATCCCGGCGAACAGGGAGAGCGCG encodes:
- the ccoO gene encoding cytochrome-c oxidase, cbb3-type subunit II, which codes for MSLLGLHKRIERSSGLLIFGILVVSSIGGLVQIIPSLYQESLATPAEGVAPYAPLELLGRDVYIRESCSSCHSQQVRPLLAEVQRYGPYSRADEFVYDRPFLWGSKRTGPDLHRIGGKYTDAWHRVHMVDPRAVVPNSIMPAYPWLAERPADPDGSIAARLRTLKRLGHPYTDDDIAAAADAVAGKTELDAVIAYLQSLGRTRARGSGL
- the ccoN gene encoding cytochrome-c oxidase, cbb3-type subunit I → MSATVVHYEDRIVAAFTAAAVAWTLVGMLAGVYVAAELVWPALGFEQPWLSFGRLRTVHTHSVIFGFGVSALIGTAFYSVQRTSHVPLFAPRLAWFVFYAWQATCVLGALSLFAGINASKEYAELEWPFDVAIAVAWISFGVVFFGTLARRKVGPIYVSNWFYGALIIVVAMLHVVNSLALPATLTKSYSLYAGAQDAIVQWWYGHNAVGFLLTGGFLGMLYYFLPKQAEQPIWSYRLSIVAFWAFVYTYIWAGPHHLHYNAIPEWVQSLGVVMSLILLAPSWATMINGVMTVSGAWRKLRVDPALKFVVLSLAFYGLATFEGPMMAIRSVNMLSHFTEWTVGHVHSGALGWNALITFGTFYYLVPRLAGRPLWSTRLANVHFWLALAGVMLYVIAMWGAGVSQGLLWLTLDDLGKVRYGFVDVMAAMAPYYALRLVAGGLFLAGASLMAVNLWRTMGGLETVPVAPPAGALAAETGA
- the ccoP gene encoding cytochrome-c oxidase, cbb3-type subunit III, coding for MADLPARFWGGWIVVLTVTTLAALAWLVVSVYFAKNHDGGIGELTWDETLKEGTTPAPLWWFWLIFSLLVVSVLYLVLYPGLGTFAGVLHWSQHHEIETSAAAYDERFGPLRAELASAEPGRLREDPRAMAAAASVFANHCAACHGPDAQGQANLFPNLRDAEWQWGGTFDTVMQTITAGRIAVMPPLGAALGEQGVEEVADYVLALAEGRGDDEAVAAGRTRFAQLCSACHGPDGSGQALLGAPPLNNGHWLYGSSRDSIVTSIVDGRNGEMPAFAGRLDPVQIRLLAAWLGAD